A DNA window from Paenibacillus sp. HWE-109 contains the following coding sequences:
- a CDS encoding galactose-binding domain-containing protein: MFMMKRLPFFLFLLVAMIGSLGGLHAKAAGANLVHSWSPPSGTAANSTFTVQVKPSDEAIWMDLYEYNVKVGHQDGTNFDSSYVNFDFSGSLDVKVTYNAGTISSYNITPSSYGIQAVQTGNTLSFSVVQDNLSPRKIVVRINNSWDTGVLHILTNPLETNAPSQTASNVYLINPGDAIPLELPAGKDTYYFKAGEHTLPKGSWAEVDLGAVYAIDKIGLEQAPLYTNGPEYPNKFIVESKVNAGDAYTTAYDGTSNSLLGSITKSFPAKNARYVRLRLLGSNVSSGYLFSSTVTEFKVMQAGGTTNLALNHGIAGAFPSYTQLFDGNSLTQFGSKKGYGNWHPGESFYISKNNTTVYLQPGAVVHGSISSDGVSNVTIKGRGILDGSLLQHANPSPGEGRTGAIWLNNGSDNTIEGITIQDACMWTVVMNFSTRPTVRNVNIITYVANADGIHFSGSTNGLVTNSFVRTPDDNIVMYHYGPTSFNTVQNSVLWGDDAHTLLIGLGTEPNANITDLTFQNLDVLAQQGVVDLTKFNGVMKLWPNGGNEIKNVLFKDIRIEAFRDPAKSVVFQFRTDERFAGEGNGRISNVTLDNIAYKGSGELTSLLSGVSSSNDVKDIYINNYTRNGILVTDQASGNITSAGSVSNVNYSYTANFNSDVAGNAPAGWTSSPGVTVQPDPSASDQSVRMSKTTSAAISSSKSLPPTSGIVTVQAKMKIVDKTNWKSLAVMNASGTELMQVGFDSAGNMYSNNGTVWAAFMPYNINQWYDVKIELNTATDRYNLFIDGVLKASNQSFEVSTANIGAVMFTSGEAAAGTYYFDQVKVAFLHTIVDSDFNSDTIGNAPSGWTSTSGATVQAVPSMADKSVKMYKTTSSIVNSYTSINAMSGIVTVQARMNIANKTNWKSLAVYNSAGTELTQVGFDSGGNVYSNNGNVWAALMPYNINQWYDVKLIINTSTDTFDLYVDNVLINANKSLESATNDIGRVGFVSSESPVGGIFYFDNVIIAN; the protein is encoded by the coding sequence ATGTTCATGATGAAGCGATTGCCGTTCTTTTTATTCCTATTGGTTGCTATGATAGGTTCTTTAGGCGGGTTACATGCGAAAGCCGCAGGTGCAAATCTAGTCCATTCATGGTCTCCTCCATCAGGCACCGCAGCGAATTCAACATTCACGGTTCAGGTGAAACCATCGGACGAGGCAATTTGGATGGATCTCTATGAATACAATGTAAAAGTAGGCCATCAGGATGGCACGAATTTCGATTCATCGTATGTGAATTTTGATTTTTCCGGTTCATTAGACGTAAAAGTAACCTACAATGCGGGAACGATTAGCTCCTATAATATTACGCCATCCTCCTATGGGATTCAGGCTGTCCAGACGGGGAATACACTCTCTTTCTCCGTGGTACAGGATAATCTCTCGCCACGTAAAATCGTCGTGCGTATCAATAACAGCTGGGATACAGGCGTCTTGCATATCCTAACGAATCCGCTTGAAACGAATGCTCCGTCGCAAACGGCGTCCAATGTGTATCTGATCAATCCGGGAGATGCCATCCCCCTGGAGCTGCCGGCCGGCAAAGATACGTATTATTTTAAAGCTGGCGAGCACACGCTGCCCAAAGGGTCATGGGCGGAAGTTGATCTTGGTGCTGTCTATGCGATCGACAAGATTGGTCTTGAGCAGGCGCCTTTATACACGAATGGCCCTGAGTATCCGAATAAGTTCATCGTTGAATCCAAAGTCAATGCGGGGGACGCTTACACGACGGCCTATGACGGGACAAGCAACAGTTTACTGGGATCGATAACCAAGAGCTTTCCGGCCAAAAATGCGAGATATGTGAGGCTGCGGCTGCTTGGAAGCAATGTGAGTTCGGGGTATTTGTTTAGCAGTACCGTCACAGAATTTAAGGTTATGCAAGCTGGCGGCACGACGAATCTAGCTTTGAACCATGGGATAGCCGGGGCCTTCCCCAGCTACACGCAATTATTCGATGGCAATTCGCTGACCCAATTTGGCTCAAAAAAGGGGTATGGCAACTGGCACCCGGGAGAGTCGTTCTATATTTCCAAGAACAATACGACGGTCTATCTGCAGCCAGGTGCAGTTGTACATGGCTCCATTTCATCTGATGGCGTCAGCAATGTGACCATTAAAGGCCGTGGCATCCTCGATGGAAGCCTGCTGCAGCATGCGAACCCAAGCCCTGGGGAAGGACGAACAGGCGCTATTTGGCTGAATAATGGAAGCGACAATACGATCGAAGGAATTACGATTCAAGACGCCTGCATGTGGACGGTCGTGATGAATTTCTCAACAAGGCCTACAGTTAGAAACGTTAATATTATCACTTACGTGGCGAATGCAGATGGCATTCATTTCTCCGGCAGCACGAACGGGCTGGTGACGAATTCATTCGTAAGAACACCGGACGATAATATTGTCATGTACCACTATGGTCCAACCTCATTCAACACCGTTCAGAATAGTGTGCTGTGGGGAGATGACGCACATACCCTGCTCATCGGTTTGGGAACGGAGCCTAATGCCAATATCACCGATTTAACTTTTCAAAATTTGGATGTCCTTGCCCAACAGGGAGTTGTGGATCTTACGAAATTTAACGGTGTCATGAAGTTATGGCCCAATGGCGGCAATGAAATTAAAAATGTCTTATTCAAAGACATCCGGATAGAAGCCTTCCGAGACCCTGCCAAATCCGTCGTGTTTCAATTCCGCACCGATGAACGGTTTGCCGGAGAAGGCAATGGTCGAATTTCAAACGTCACGCTCGATAACATTGCCTATAAGGGAAGCGGGGAATTGACATCGTTATTGTCCGGCGTGAGCAGCAGCAATGATGTCAAAGATATTTATATCAACAACTATACAAGAAATGGCATCCTTGTTACGGATCAAGCGTCAGGCAACATCACGAGCGCGGGGAGTGTATCGAATGTTAACTATTCGTATACAGCCAATTTCAATAGCGATGTGGCAGGAAACGCCCCTGCAGGCTGGACGAGCAGCCCGGGAGTAACGGTTCAGCCTGATCCGAGCGCGAGCGACCAGAGCGTCCGTATGAGCAAGACGACAAGCGCCGCCATAAGCAGTTCCAAATCCTTACCTCCAACATCCGGTATCGTGACTGTGCAAGCCAAAATGAAAATTGTCGACAAAACCAACTGGAAATCGTTAGCTGTCATGAACGCTTCCGGGACGGAGCTGATGCAGGTCGGTTTTGACTCGGCAGGCAACATGTACAGCAATAATGGTACGGTTTGGGCTGCTTTCATGCCTTACAATATCAATCAATGGTATGACGTCAAAATAGAATTAAACACGGCAACAGATCGATACAATCTCTTTATTGATGGCGTTCTTAAAGCGTCCAACCAGTCATTCGAAGTATCAACTGCCAATATTGGCGCTGTCATGTTTACTTCGGGTGAAGCTGCCGCAGGAACGTATTATTTTGACCAAGTGAAGGTAGCTTTCCTGCATACGATTGTGGATAGCGATTTCAACTCGGATACGATCGGAAACGCGCCAAGCGGGTGGACCAGCACATCGGGAGCCACTGTTCAGGCGGTACCAAGTATGGCTGATAAAAGCGTGAAAATGTACAAGACGACAAGCAGCATCGTCAATTCGTATACGTCCATAAACGCTATGTCCGGCATCGTGACGGTACAAGCCAGAATGAACATAGCCAACAAAACCAACTGGAAATCGCTGGCGGTATACAACTCCGCAGGCACTGAACTTACCCAAGTTGGCTTCGATAGCGGCGGAAATGTATACAGCAACAACGGGAATGTCTGGGCAGCGTTAATGCCTTACAACATCAATCAATGGTACGATGTGAAGCTCATTATCAATACGAGTACGGACACTTTTGATTTGTACGTCGATAATGTACTTATCAATGCGAACAAATCGCTGGAGTCCGCAACCAATGATATAGGCAGAGTAGGTTTTGTGTCGTCCGAATCTCCTGTAGGCGGAATCTTTTATTTTGACAATGTAATCATTGCTAATTAG
- a CDS encoding glycosyl hydrolase family 28 protein yields the protein MLNIVHTWSPPAGIAMNPTFTVQIKPANETEWTDLFVYNVSLGHQDGTKFDSSMVIFDFSGTIDVKVAYHGGRVNCYDIRPNSYGIDAAQVGNTLTFSTTQNEDSPRKIVIRINDSWNTEDLHILTNPLETDVPSECAPNVHLIHPGDAIPLQLPEGKDTYYFKPGQHTLPQGSWLEVDLGAEYMIDRFDLRQTILQMQGLGMEPLSYPNKFVVETKVQADEPYTAAYDGTNNTDTGYLTRTFAPKKARYVRLMLLGSNVASGWVFSNSIGEFKVYEAGGTVNLALNRAIAGAMPSYIHAVDGNEHTGYETSSNYGNWHSGESFFISQNDTTVYLAPGAVCYGSISSDEVDRVTIRGRGILDGSQLQHTNPNPGEGRTGAIWLSSGCDNLVEGITLIDPTMWAVVMNFSTRPVVKNIHIIAYEVNADGIHFSGSSHGLITGVFIRTPDDDIVMYHYGKTSLNTVQNSVLWGDDAHTILIGLGSVADAHISDLTFQNIDVLNQQGVYILDKFTGVLKLWANGGNHIRNIVFKDIRIDAFRDPYKAAVFQFRTDERFPGDRDGGIIQNITLDNVTYQGAGEQKALLKGVNQVSCVKDVYITNYKRQGKLVVDVISGHIDVQDHVSNVYFGTDDDDLRGSIR from the coding sequence ATGCTCAATATTGTTCATACATGGTCTCCACCGGCAGGGATTGCAATGAATCCTACCTTCACGGTTCAGATTAAGCCGGCGAATGAGACGGAGTGGACCGATTTATTCGTCTACAATGTTAGTTTAGGTCATCAAGATGGAACGAAGTTTGATTCTTCCATGGTGATTTTCGACTTCTCCGGCACGATAGATGTTAAAGTCGCCTATCACGGGGGGCGGGTTAATTGTTACGATATTAGGCCCAATTCCTATGGCATTGATGCTGCGCAAGTGGGGAATACCCTTACCTTTTCAACCACACAAAACGAGGATTCTCCACGTAAAATCGTCATTCGCATCAATGACAGTTGGAATACAGAAGACCTTCATATCCTAACGAATCCATTGGAGACGGATGTACCTTCGGAATGCGCTCCTAATGTTCACCTCATTCATCCAGGGGATGCGATTCCTTTGCAATTGCCTGAGGGGAAAGATACTTATTATTTTAAACCTGGACAGCACACCTTGCCGCAAGGTTCTTGGCTAGAGGTTGATCTTGGTGCTGAGTATATGATTGATCGATTTGATCTCAGGCAGACGATATTACAAATGCAAGGATTAGGCATGGAACCTCTCTCGTATCCGAATAAGTTTGTGGTGGAAACGAAAGTGCAGGCGGATGAACCTTATACCGCTGCTTATGATGGTACCAATAATACGGATACGGGATATTTGACGAGAACCTTTGCTCCCAAGAAAGCCAGATATGTGCGGCTCATGCTGCTGGGAAGCAACGTTGCTTCCGGTTGGGTGTTCAGCAATTCAATCGGCGAGTTCAAAGTGTATGAAGCGGGCGGTACTGTGAATTTGGCGCTGAATCGCGCAATCGCGGGAGCAATGCCCAGCTACATCCATGCCGTTGACGGGAATGAGCATACCGGTTATGAGACAAGTTCCAATTATGGGAACTGGCATTCGGGCGAATCTTTCTTTATTTCGCAAAATGATACGACGGTTTACCTGGCACCAGGTGCCGTTTGTTACGGGTCCATTTCGTCTGATGAAGTGGATCGTGTGACCATAAGGGGCCGTGGCATCCTCGATGGCAGTCAATTACAGCATACCAATCCGAATCCAGGCGAAGGCAGGACCGGGGCCATTTGGTTAAGCAGCGGATGTGATAATCTCGTGGAGGGAATTACGCTTATAGATCCAACCATGTGGGCCGTCGTGATGAATTTTTCCACAAGACCGGTTGTCAAAAACATTCATATTATTGCTTATGAAGTGAATGCGGACGGCATCCATTTTAGTGGATCGAGCCATGGTCTAATTACGGGTGTATTTATTAGAACGCCTGATGATGATATCGTGATGTATCATTATGGCAAGACGTCCTTGAATACGGTGCAAAATAGTGTGCTGTGGGGAGATGACGCGCATACGATTCTCATAGGTCTGGGGAGTGTAGCCGATGCCCACATTTCAGATTTGACATTTCAAAATATCGATGTCCTGAATCAACAAGGGGTATACATCCTCGATAAGTTCACAGGCGTGCTGAAGTTATGGGCAAATGGGGGGAATCATATTCGAAATATCGTATTTAAGGATATAAGAATAGACGCTTTTAGAGATCCCTATAAAGCTGCCGTGTTTCAATTCCGAACGGATGAACGGTTTCCTGGAGATAGGGATGGGGGAATAATCCAAAACATTACGCTGGATAATGTCACCTACCAGGGGGCCGGGGAGCAGAAGGCTTTGTTAAAGGGTGTAAATCAGGTGTCTTGTGTGAAGGATGTTTATATTACAAATTATAAAAGACAAGGAAAACTGGTTGTGGATGTCATCTCCGGGCACATTGACGTGCAGGATCATGTTTCGAATGTTTATTTTGGGACAGATGACGACGATTTACGCGGTTCGATACGGTAA
- a CDS encoding S-layer homology domain-containing protein, whose product MNERHAKHGLGKIGVWSIVILMVYMTLFTVPVQAADQWIQYAKIGQVSDDVAGTFAGPGGVAVDSESNVYVADTSNHRIQKLTAATGQWSEWMKAGGGYGSGLGEFSSPVSVAVYKADILYVADSSNHRIQKLDIAAGTWSEWKKSDGRSGSGSGEFSDPKGLAVDKWGNLYVADSRNNRIQKLTAATGEWSEWANGMGSGQALGQFIDPKGVAVDSSGEHIYVADSGNHRIQMLTVATGLWSEWKKNGGGAGSGLGEFNQPFGVALDSGDNVYVSDYNNHRIQKRDAVSGMWSEWKKSGGGSGGGLGEFNHPKGLTVDSNRNIYVADYDNHRIQKLSAAGGQWSEWGYRGAIIGQGLGEFRFPNGLSLDSRNNVYVADFGNHRLQKLDAATGVWSEWKKSGGGSGSGLGEFDGPTDVAVDKDGNVYVSDFYNHRIQKFTVATGVWSQWKKNGGGSGSSLGEFEYPSGVAVDSYGNVYVADYGNHRIQKLDAATGAWSEWKKSGGGSGSGLGEFNEPSGVEVDSTGNVYVADMSNHRIQKLDAATGAWSEWKKSGGGPGSGLGEFNEPYSLAVDSAQNVYVADSNNNRIQKLNVTTNVWSEWAKLGGRPGSHLGEFRGPLGVAVDSSGKLYVADSDNHRIQKLDRVTTPPDAPTAVTAEVAKGESQAKVKFTAPVNDGGSAITGYTVTANPGGLTANGTSSPITVTGLTYGTTYTFTVIATNSVGSSLVSDVSNAVKPEAVAPTTQPSSSSGGTSDDSDAIILVNGKLENAGTVKVTRVNSQSVTTITMDQNKLAKRLAAEGQHAVVTIPVKGLSDVVIGELDGRMVRNMEDNQAVLEIKTDRGSYRIPAQQLNIKAISDQIGKSDDLQEIKVQIQIAVPTADMVKIVENAAAQGTFTLIAPPLNFTVRGIYGDKTVEVASFNVYVERTLAIPDGVDPTKITTGVVIEPDGTVRHVPTKVIVIDGKHYAKVSSLTNSTYSVVWHPVEFSDVANHWAKLSVNNMGSRMVIDGMGHGMFNPDREITRAEFAAILVRGLGLKLENGAMPFSDVKTSDWYSSAVKTAYAYQLINGFEDGTFHPLDLISREQAMTMIAKAMKITGLKAKLPSSAAQAVLQPFQDANQAAGWAKDGIVDCLQAGIAAGRNGSEIAPKAYITRAEVAAIVERLLQKSDLI is encoded by the coding sequence ATGAATGAGAGACATGCAAAGCACGGTTTAGGAAAGATAGGCGTATGGAGTATTGTAATCTTGATGGTCTATATGACCTTATTCACGGTTCCTGTGCAAGCGGCAGATCAATGGATTCAATACGCCAAGATCGGACAAGTCAGCGATGATGTCGCTGGAACATTCGCTGGTCCGGGCGGTGTAGCGGTGGACAGCGAAAGTAATGTTTACGTGGCCGATACCAGTAATCATCGGATTCAGAAGCTGACGGCAGCGACAGGCCAATGGAGCGAGTGGATGAAGGCTGGCGGCGGCTACGGCAGCGGGCTGGGGGAATTTAGCTCGCCCGTTAGTGTGGCTGTCTACAAAGCTGATATTTTGTATGTAGCTGACAGCAGCAATCATCGCATTCAGAAGCTGGATATAGCTGCAGGTACGTGGAGCGAGTGGAAGAAGAGTGATGGCAGGTCAGGAAGCGGATCAGGTGAGTTTAGTGATCCCAAAGGGTTGGCCGTAGATAAATGGGGAAATCTCTATGTAGCTGATTCTAGAAATAATCGGATCCAGAAGCTTACAGCAGCCACAGGTGAATGGAGCGAGTGGGCGAATGGTATGGGGAGTGGCCAAGCCCTAGGTCAGTTCATAGATCCCAAGGGCGTGGCGGTAGACAGCAGCGGGGAGCATATCTACGTAGCTGATTCCGGAAACCATCGAATCCAGATGTTGACTGTAGCTACAGGCTTATGGAGCGAGTGGAAAAAGAATGGTGGCGGCGCAGGGAGCGGGCTGGGCGAGTTTAATCAACCTTTCGGCGTAGCGCTTGACAGTGGCGATAATGTTTACGTGTCAGATTATAATAATCATCGTATCCAGAAGCGGGATGCCGTTAGTGGCATGTGGAGCGAGTGGAAGAAAAGCGGCGGTGGCTCTGGCGGCGGGTTGGGTGAATTCAATCATCCCAAGGGCCTGACGGTCGATAGCAACAGGAATATCTATGTGGCCGATTACGATAATCATCGGATTCAGAAGCTGAGTGCGGCGGGTGGGCAGTGGAGCGAGTGGGGATATCGGGGGGCAATTATTGGACAAGGCCTCGGCGAGTTCAGATTTCCCAATGGCCTATCGCTAGACAGCAGAAATAATGTCTATGTGGCTGATTTCGGCAACCACCGCCTCCAGAAGCTCGATGCAGCAACAGGCGTGTGGAGCGAGTGGAAGAAGAGCGGCGGCGGCTCAGGAAGCGGACTGGGTGAATTCGATGGACCAACCGATGTTGCTGTAGACAAAGATGGGAACGTCTATGTGTCCGATTTCTATAATCACCGTATCCAGAAATTCACAGTAGCAACAGGTGTATGGAGTCAGTGGAAGAAGAATGGCGGCGGCTCAGGAAGCAGTCTAGGTGAGTTTGAATATCCAAGCGGTGTAGCGGTAGATAGCTATGGGAATGTCTATGTGGCCGATTACGGCAACCATCGCATTCAGAAGCTGGATGCAGCTACAGGCGCATGGAGCGAGTGGAAGAAAAGCGGTGGCGGCTCAGGAAGCGGTCTCGGCGAATTTAACGAACCAAGCGGCGTAGAGGTAGACAGCACGGGCAATGTCTACGTGGCGGATATGAGCAATCATCGGATTCAGAAGCTGGATGCAGCGACTGGCGCATGGAGCGAGTGGAAGAAGAGTGGGGGCGGACCAGGCAGCGGCCTCGGTGAATTTAATGAACCATACAGCTTGGCGGTAGATAGCGCCCAGAATGTGTATGTGGCTGATTCCAATAACAACCGCATCCAGAAGTTGAATGTTACAACGAATGTGTGGAGCGAGTGGGCGAAGCTGGGTGGTCGTCCGGGAAGCCACTTGGGTGAATTTCGAGGTCCGCTCGGTGTAGCTGTGGATAGCAGCGGGAAGCTTTACGTGGCGGATTCCGATAATCATCGCATTCAGAAATTGGATCGCGTTACCACGCCACCAGATGCACCGACGGCTGTAACGGCTGAAGTTGCAAAAGGTGAATCGCAAGCAAAGGTGAAATTTACAGCACCTGTTAACGATGGGGGCAGCGCCATAACCGGGTACACCGTGACCGCGAATCCGGGAGGTTTAACGGCTAACGGTACAAGCAGTCCGATTACTGTCACGGGCTTGACGTATGGTACCACCTATACGTTTACGGTAATTGCGACCAACAGTGTCGGCAGCAGCCTTGTTTCTGATGTTTCTAATGCGGTAAAACCAGAAGCGGTTGCTCCCACCACACAACCGTCCTCTTCATCAGGAGGAACGTCTGATGACTCAGATGCTATTATTCTCGTCAATGGCAAATTGGAGAATGCAGGAACGGTTAAGGTGACGAGGGTGAATTCACAGTCTGTCACAACCATCACGATGGACCAGAATAAGCTGGCAAAGAGGCTTGCGGCGGAAGGTCAGCATGCGGTAGTCACGATTCCTGTAAAGGGACTATCCGATGTTGTGATTGGTGAGCTGGATGGCCGGATGGTCCGAAATATGGAAGACAACCAAGCGGTGCTGGAAATCAAAACCGATCGCGGCAGCTATCGAATACCTGCGCAGCAGCTCAATATTAAAGCGATATCCGATCAAATCGGCAAATCAGATGATCTCCAAGAGATCAAGGTACAGATCCAAATCGCTGTACCGACAGCAGATATGGTGAAGATCGTGGAGAACGCAGCAGCCCAAGGAACGTTCACGCTGATCGCACCGCCTCTGAACTTTACGGTGAGAGGGATCTATGGAGATAAAACAGTCGAAGTAGCGAGTTTCAATGTCTATGTAGAGCGAACTCTGGCGATTCCGGATGGTGTTGATCCAACCAAGATTACGACAGGCGTTGTTATTGAACCGGATGGAACGGTCCGCCATGTTCCGACGAAGGTCATTGTGATCGATGGGAAACATTACGCCAAAGTGAGCAGCCTGACCAACAGTACCTACTCGGTTGTATGGCATCCAGTGGAATTCAGCGATGTTGCTAACCATTGGGCCAAACTTTCCGTTAACAACATGGGATCACGAATGGTCATTGACGGTATGGGCCATGGGATGTTCAATCCTGACCGTGAGATTACCCGCGCCGAGTTTGCGGCCATCCTTGTTCGTGGACTGGGGCTTAAGTTGGAAAATGGAGCCATGCCTTTCTCGGATGTGAAGACATCAGATTGGTACAGCAGCGCGGTGAAGACCGCTTATGCGTACCAGTTGATCAACGGTTTTGAAGACGGCACGTTCCATCCGCTGGACCTAATTTCCCGCGAACAGGCCATGACGATGATCGCCAAAGCGATGAAGATCACGGGTCTAAAAGCGAAGCTGCCGTCTTCAGCAGCGCAAGCGGTATTACAGCCATTTCAAGATGCCAATCAAGCAGCGGGATGGGCGAAGGATGGCATTGTCGATTGTTTGCAAGCAGGCATAGCAGCGGGCAGAAACGGGTCAGAGATCGCTCCGAAAGCGTACATCACAAGAGCTGAAGTTGCGGCCATTGTCGAGCGGCTGCTGCAAAAGTCTGACTTGATTTAG
- a CDS encoding alginate lyase family protein, with translation MNYYLTNEELVEAGKHYLGEYPELAKASIEKAEQASRNLFRVPFSMDMDHWVDLGEPIDWRYNPSNDLEFTWVLNRHWYMLDLGRAYLITHKEDYVHTFIKHLRGWIVQNPVPKDLSYEEATFFQQPGPWRLLEVGLRVQSWISAYKYMEGSSVITAHFREEFLSSLVEHANYLTSYLGSIEINHAIMHMQGLFMISVFYNEHPRASFWRQFATERLELCMVHQIDADGVQCELTTHYHNGSIEMFGAPYLLGKLSGYPMSEWYANNLRRMGAFTHAMIRPDHGSTAAGDSDLISSGTERLALLGAILEEEQFIAMGEMSSEILWMFGRDRFENFKKQQQSFKPQQPTTVSFPRTGFYIMKDDQNYLFFDAASMGGAHGHADALNLEWMWKCNLLFLDPGRYTYEEGEWRRYFKSTRAHNTVVVDGLDQTPYVASQEWGIPAAECVTNRWITGDEYDFIDASHNGYQRLDAPVQHRRWLLLGKKRSFMIVVDWLESEGMHDIEQRFQLPPSANVRILDEGDAKPKAMIDYSSAIQLRMHWMVSSDQSDHFAVVSEQGWVSEIYGVKTETSTIVGKGTMNGRMGIVTVCTPVDLEEDSVQPVITGLAMDHIQQNVSISLTDKAGKLAIHLDCKEINWTC, from the coding sequence ATGAATTATTATTTAACGAATGAGGAATTAGTGGAGGCGGGCAAGCATTATCTTGGGGAATATCCAGAGCTGGCGAAGGCTTCTATTGAAAAGGCGGAGCAAGCAAGCAGGAACTTGTTTCGCGTTCCCTTTTCGATGGACATGGATCATTGGGTTGACCTGGGCGAGCCGATTGATTGGCGATATAATCCTTCCAATGATCTCGAATTCACGTGGGTGCTCAATCGGCATTGGTACATGCTGGATTTGGGCAGAGCCTATTTGATCACGCACAAAGAGGACTATGTTCATACTTTCATCAAACATCTGCGCGGCTGGATCGTGCAGAATCCTGTTCCTAAGGATCTTTCTTACGAAGAAGCTACGTTTTTTCAACAACCGGGACCTTGGCGCTTACTGGAGGTTGGACTTCGTGTTCAATCCTGGATATCGGCATATAAATACATGGAAGGCAGTTCGGTGATTACAGCTCATTTTCGCGAAGAATTTCTATCGTCACTCGTTGAGCATGCGAATTATTTGACTAGTTATTTGGGGAGCATAGAAATCAATCATGCCATTATGCATATGCAGGGCTTATTTATGATCAGCGTTTTTTATAATGAGCATCCCCGGGCATCCTTTTGGCGGCAATTTGCCACCGAGCGGCTGGAGTTATGCATGGTTCATCAGATTGACGCAGATGGTGTGCAATGCGAGTTAACGACCCATTATCACAATGGAAGTATTGAAATGTTCGGAGCTCCCTACTTGCTGGGGAAATTGTCCGGCTATCCGATGTCCGAATGGTATGCGAACAACCTTCGCAGAATGGGGGCCTTCACACATGCCATGATCAGACCCGATCACGGGTCTACAGCCGCAGGTGATTCGGATTTGATCAGTTCCGGCACGGAGCGTCTTGCCTTACTGGGGGCCATTCTGGAAGAGGAACAATTTATCGCAATGGGTGAAATGAGTTCCGAAATTCTCTGGATGTTCGGGCGAGACAGGTTTGAAAATTTCAAAAAACAACAGCAATCTTTTAAGCCTCAGCAGCCTACGACGGTATCTTTCCCGCGAACGGGTTTTTACATCATGAAGGATGATCAGAATTATTTGTTTTTTGACGCGGCCTCTATGGGCGGGGCTCATGGACATGCGGATGCGCTGAATTTGGAATGGATGTGGAAGTGCAACCTGCTCTTTCTCGATCCAGGCAGATACACCTATGAAGAAGGGGAATGGCGCCGCTACTTCAAAAGCACACGCGCGCATAATACGGTTGTAGTGGATGGACTGGATCAGACGCCTTACGTAGCCTCACAGGAATGGGGAATCCCAGCGGCGGAGTGCGTGACGAATCGGTGGATAACAGGGGACGAGTATGATTTTATCGATGCTTCCCACAATGGTTACCAGCGACTTGATGCCCCTGTTCAGCATCGGCGCTGGCTGCTGCTTGGGAAAAAGAGGAGCTTCATGATTGTCGTGGACTGGTTGGAATCCGAGGGGATGCATGACATTGAACAAAGATTCCAACTTCCTCCCTCAGCGAATGTGCGGATCCTTGATGAGGGCGATGCAAAGCCGAAGGCAATGATTGACTATTCTTCAGCCATTCAGCTGCGGATGCATTGGATGGTGAGCAGCGATCAAAGCGATCATTTTGCTGTCGTCAGCGAACAAGGCTGGGTATCCGAAATCTATGGCGTTAAAACGGAAACATCGACAATCGTCGGTAAAGGCACAATGAACGGTAGAATGGGCATTGTGACCGTCTGCACCCCGGTTGACTTGGAGGAAGACTCCGTACAGCCAGTCATCACTGGGCTAGCGATGGATCATATTCAGCAAAATGTCTCGATCTCCTTGACAGATAAGGCGGGAAAACTAGCTATTCATCTTGATTGTAAGGAAATCAACTGGACTTGCTAG